CAGATGAAAAAGCCATTCAGGCTCTATACAAGTTGCTAAAAGGCTTTGAATATTGTGTTAAAAAAATGAATTTAGGGCATGGAGATATTAAACCTGAAAACATGCTTATTAGGGAAGTTGGGCAGGCATATGAAATAGACTTGTCCGATTTTGGAGGAGCGCGCTTTTTAGGCAAAGCACGGGGCCTAGGAATATTTTCGGTCAATTATTTCCCTTATAATGATCTTTTGCTTTTGCGAGAGTATGATACAGGAGTTCCTGAAGATCAGGAACTGTTTGATGCGTATTTTAGATTGAAAGATGTCTATGCCTTGGGAAGCTCCATGTACTTTATTTTGTCAGGGGGATACGAGCCTTATCATTTAAGAGAGTATAATCGAGCTTTAGATGGCCCCTACAATGATGAATTCATTGTACGTCGGAAGACATTTGCTCCAGGAGGGCATCCTCCACCTGAAGCGAATTTTAATCGAGAATTGTTGCTAAAGAATAAAATTCCTCTGGAAATCATCGATTTAATCGAAAAAATGGTGAACTTGAATCCGGATGAGCGGATCAACATTTATGAAGCAGCCAAAATATTTGATGCTTATATGGATTCGAAGGGTAAAAAGCTAACATTATACTAATTATTTAAGGACTGTCAAAAATCTTGCAAATAGACTGACAGTCCTATTGTGATTATGCTTATAGAAGTAATTCATCTGAAGTGTTAGTGTTGGATGACAGATTGAATCATCCTAAGGAGTTCGTATGAACCTAATATCTGGCACTTGTAAGAATGGTGCATTTTACTTTGATTCTTATCCATCGAGTGGCATTAAAGTCCGTGGGCGCTTTACATCTCTTTTTTATCAATGTGTAAAGGTTAATATAAAAACACCCTGTGGAATTAAAACATATCGTCTAGATTTTTCAGAATTAAAACATTGGAGCAAATTTCAGGGATTAAAGCTTGAAAAAATGCCCAAGCTTAAGCTTATTTCTAACATTCATGCTTTTATCTACCAAAAAAATGGCTCGACCTTTCCTTTTTTGACAGGAAAGTATTACCAACATCGATTGAACTTGGAACCTTGGTTAACAAGCAAAGGAATTAAAAAAGCACGGTTGATTGACCGGCTTTTTTTTCGTAGCGTGACATTTTTGGCTATCGTGGATGGTCGCCTTAAAACGGTTCATATTCGAAGAAAAAGTTTGATTAAGTGGATGGAAAGTGTTCAGATTCCTCTAAATCCAGATCTAAAGGGTAATGAAGCATTGGTATACACTGTCCAAGAACATGCGAATGCAATTATTAAAAAGCAGTCAGAAGAACAGCAACTGCAAACAAAGCCTAAAGAAAATCCTGTAGAAATAAACAAACCTTTACCAGCCATTATACCTGGCGTTATAAAAAATATTTTGATCTGTCGTCTAACCTACAATAAAAAAGGGGAAATCGTTCCTGGTACCACTCAGGAAGAAAAGAGACTTGTTTTTGATAAATGGCAAAATGATCCTCGTTTTTCTTTAAAAGTCTTATCAGAGGCATCAGAAAATACTGTGCAAGTGTTATGCGACGATGAGGAGAATGAGCTTATTAACGTTGATGCTACAGATCTTAGCCGCCGTTTACATCTCTCGCTATCTAGAATAAAAAAATATGCGGGAAAAGGAAACTTAAATGCATATATGGATAAAAAAGTACTCAACATGGATGTTGTCATTGATTACTACGAGAGAATTTTGAAAAAAATGCAAGGGCTGGAAAAGCAGATTTTATCTCCTGCAGTCCTCATGAAGATCGTTCGATTGTTAGTAAAAAAGGGTTTTTTAAAGCAGGGTTCAAAAGATATCCAAAAACTACAGACTATTGAAATAAATGACTGGAAAATTGCCTGTGGCTTTTCTGACGAAAAAAAACTCCTTCTTTTAGATCTTGCGAGCTTAACTTTTTATAACAAAGGAGCAGCAGGGACAATTTACACAATCAAAAGTTTTTTATCAGATCGATTAAAAGTGATTAAAATAGCATGTGGCATGCCAGATTATATTTTGGAAAATGAATATTATACGCTCAAACATTTTCATGGATATGGAAGAGAGCATGGTTTGCAAAAAGCACCTCAAATGCTATTTAGAATGAAAATAGAGGCTGAGCAAAAATCACGCTACGCATTTTTATGTCATAAGTATGAAGGAAACCTTTTACAAGCAGCAGGATTAAATAAAAAATTAAAGCCTATAAAGCATGATATTTTCACAACGTTTGGCAAGAAATTTAATGCCATTTATCAGTTGGTTTGCAATTTTGAACGTATTTATCGCACGAAACTGTTACATCATGGAGATATCAAATTAGAAAATGTTTTTTATGAAGTCGATAAAGAAGGCATGGTTCAACTCTTTTTGGCAGATTTTGGAGGTGCATCCGTTTTGGATGAGAAAAGAGGTTTTCATTTGGAATCAATAGCGGCTCCACAGTACCTTCCTGAAGGAGATTTAAATGCGATTTTTTCTGCTAGACAAGAGGGGAATCAAGGCTTTTTTAACCAAGTTGCTCATAAAATGGACGTGTATGCGTTGGGTTGTTTATTATATGAGTTTTTCTCTCATGGGCAAATTCCTTACGACCCCAAACAATATGTCTTGCGAGCAGATTACTTTCCAGAAAGGAAAATTCCTCCGTTGCCTACTCTTGATGGTCCCGAATTTAATCGTAAAGTGTTAGAATCTCTGCCTGAAGAGTTAATCGAGATCATTGCGGCAATGACTAATCTGGATTATGAAAAAAGGATTTGCTTGACAGAGGTAAAAGATAGATTAGATGAATTTAAAAAAAGCTCCCAGCTTTAGTGAAGCCGGGAGCTTTTGTGGCTTATTTACCTTTTCTTTTGCGTTCGTTTTCTGTTAGCAAACGTTTACGCATGCGAATAAAATGAGGTGTAACTTCGATGAGTTCGTCATCTTGGATATAGTCGATGGCTTGCTCAAGAGTAAAGCGGCGTGCAGGTGTCAGAATGATGTTTTCATCGCTGCCAGAAGCTCGCACGTTTGTTAGCTGCTTTCCTTTGATCACGTTAACGACGAGGTCGTTTTCACGGCTATTTTCACCGACAACCATCCCTTCGTAAACGTCGTCGCCTGGGCTTGTAAAGAGAACTCCCCGATCTTGTAGGTTAAAGCAAGCGTAGCCGTTTGTTTTACCAGGACAAATAGAAATTAAAACACCACGGTGTCTACTTGGAATCGCACCTTTCCATGGAGCAAAATCTTCAAACACAGACGTCAAAATGCCGAGTCCACGTGTCACTGTCAAAAAGTCATTGCGATAGCCCATCAAACCGCGCATAGGAATTAAAAACTCAATCGAAGTAATGCCATGCTCATTAGTGTGTAAATGTTGCATTTCACCACGACGTTTGGAAAGTTCTTCAATCACAGTTCCAGAATATTCTTCGGGTACTTCGATATGGACTCTTTCTATTGGTTCGTGTTTGACACCATCGATTTCTTTAATAATAACTTGTGGTTTTGAAACGCTAAATTCAAAATCTTCACGACGCATCGCTTCAATTAGAACGGAAAGATGAAGTTCGCCACGTCCAGCAACTGTAATTTTATCTTGTTCGTCTTGCGATTCTGTAATACGCAAGGAGATGTTTGCTTTTTTCTCTTTTTCTAGACGTTGACGGATTTTATTCATGGTGACATGCTTTCCATCTTGTCCAACGAACGGGCTATTGTTAACAGTGAAGTCAACAGAAACAGTTGGCTCGTCCAATTTAATTCTTGGAAGGCGCACAATTTTTTTAGGATCGCATAATGTATCGCCAATAGTGATTTCAGGGATACCTGAAATACATACGATGTCGCCTACACCAGCTTCATTCATTTCAATCTTTTCTAGGCCTAAATAGCCTTCAATACGTGTAACTGTGCAACGGGATTCTGTACCATGCTCATCAATGTGAATAATGGAATCACCTTTATGAATTGTTCCATCTAGGATACGTCCACAAGCTTGTCTTCCCACATAGTCATCGTAAGAAATGGTCGCAGCATGCATTAAAAATGGATTGTCTAATTTGCCCTGAGGTGCTGGCACTGCAGATACAATCAGCTCAAAAAGAGGCTTCATGTCTGTGCTTTTTTCACTGAGATGGTGCATCGCAAAACCTGAGAGACCGGAAGCGTAGCAATAACGGAAATCGAGTTGGTCATCAGTTGCGCCAAGTTCTGTAAAAAGATCAAAAGTTTTGTCTAGAACACCGTCTGGATTTGCGTGTGGACGGTCAATTTTGTTCAAGACAACGATGGGGCGAAGTCCCATTTTAAGAGATTTTGAAAGCACAAAGCGTGTCTGTGGCATGGGACCATCTTGCGCATCTACAAGTAAAAGCACAGAGTTAACCATTCCGAGGATACGCTCAACTTCACCAGAAAAGTCCGCGTGACCAGGAGTGTCAATCACGTTGATTTTATATTCTTCTTTAGTCTCGTCATCCAAGAAATATAGGGAAGTGTGTTTTGCAAAGATCGTGATACCACGTTCTTTTTCTTGATCATAACTGTCCATAACACGATCAGGGACATGCTGATTTTCACGGAAAATATTAGATTGCCGAAGCAGGCTGTCCAACAATGTTGTTTTTCCGTGGTCAATGTGGGCAATAATTGCGATATTTCGAATTTTTTCTGGTGAAAACATGAATCTCTATGGGTTGAATGTTTTTGAATCTATCCTGTTCAGCGTGTGAATTGATTTTTTTCAAAACTTCAAATCTTATCAAGCCGCATGAAAGAGGATAGGAACTTAAAAATAATTTCTTTGGATTGTTTAGAATATCTTTATATAACATTTAAATCAAGAATTAACTAAATTACTTTTTCAACAATTAATTTTCTTGAAAAAAGAAAAGAAAAAGGCTAAGCTCCTCTTGTCCAGAGTTTAAAAATCTGAACTTTTTCAAATTGACCCCTTCTCTTCACTCAAGAAGTTGAGCCGTTAGTTCAGATTAAGTAAGGTGCATAAGTTGATTGTTTTATGGAGGTTTAGATGAATAGAGAGAATCATGACCAAGAGCATAAAACAGGTGCGCCTTATTATCCCCAGGGGTATCTTCTCGATACTAAAGTCAGCCATTTAGACGACGTATTGAATGAAAAATTGGAAAGAGCTTTTCATAAAGAAACTGCTCAAGTTCTCCTGCACGATGTCGCTAAAATTGCGAGCGAGCATGATCCTATTGACTTAGCTTATGCAGTAAGTCGCCTCCCTCCCCATGCACGCGTGGTTGTTTACGAAAATTTGCCAGATGTAGCTGCCAAGATCATTTTTATGATTAATACGGGCAGTAGCACGCGATCGATTATTTTTCGGGAAATTGATGATGAAGAAATTTTGCAATTAGTCTCTGGTATGCCTCCCGATGAGGCTGTTTGGATATTAGACGATATGTCAGATCGCCGTATTCGTAGAATTTTGGATCTTCTGGATTCCAAAAAAGCCGCACGGATACGAGAACTACAAAAACACGATCGTCATAGTGCTGGACGTTTGATGAGCAATGAGTTTTTTGCTTTTCATATGAATACAACAATTGGAGAGGTCGCCGTTTGTATTCGGAATAATCCAGGAATTGAATTTTCACGCAGCATTTTTGTTTTGAATGATACCGGCGAGTTAGCGGGCTTTGTTCCGGGCAGGAATTTGATTATTAATCCCGATGAAGTTCAGCTTAGACAAATCATGGGGCCTGTTCTCCATAAAGTGACAGTCGATACACCCCGCGATGAGGTTGTTGACCTTGTAGAAAGATATAAGATCCCAGCATTGCCCGTTGTGAATCAGGATAACCACTTAGTTGGTGTGATCACTTATTACAATGTTGTCGAAGCAATGGAAGATATTGCCGATGAAACCATCGCTAGCATAGCGGGAACCGCCGAAAGTGTGAGCGAGCATGAACCCGTTTTCAAACGCTTTATGTGGCGTGCACCTTGGTTGTTAGTGACGCTTTGCGCAGGATTAGTAACAGCTACAGCAATGTCCCATTTTAATGATCGGATTTGGTTTGCATTCGTGCCGTTTTTTGTGCCTCTTATTACGGGAATGTCTGGAAATGTGGGGATTCAGTGTAGTACAATTTTGGTTCGAGGGATGTCGACAGGGGAATTGTCGCCCGGGACACGTGGTGAAGCAATTAGCAATGAGATTGGAATTGGGCTTCTGATTGGATCCATCTTCGGTTTGCTTTGCGGAACTGTTGTTTATATGCTGCATCATTTTGGATTTCATGATCTCGGAACAGATCCCTTTATGCTTTGTATGACCGTCAGCTTTGGAGTTTTGGGAGCATGCTTGACTGCAACGGTATTGGGGACATTATCTCCCTTCTTCTTTGTGCGCGTCGGTGTTGATCCGGCTGTGGCTTCTGGACCTATTGTGACAGCTTTTAACGATGTGTTATCAACCTTGATGTTTTTCCTCGTTGCAAGAGTCACAAATATCTTGTATTCTCACTTTTATTATGCCACAAATGAGTCTTTATTTTAAGTCTAGAGAGAGACTGGCATGGATGAAGATTCAGATACCTATTGGCAACTTCTGAAGTTAAATTTTAAAGTTAAATACCGCAATTTCAAAGAATTTTGTGCCATTGTTAGGCGCTTTTACAAGAACCGGCAATTCTGTCAGTGCGATCTTCTACTCTTGAGAGAGTACCTTTGGCAAAATCCTTTTGCCATTAGCAAAAAATTTTTAATTCGTCATGGCGAGAAGAACGTGCATGCTTACGGAGAGACCCCTTTAACGAGTCTGGCAAAAATCGCCGAGGCTTGTCAAATAACTCCAAAAGATGTGGTGTATGAACTTGGGTGCGGGCGAGGACGAGGGTGTTTTTGGCTGCATTGCTTTTATCAATGCCGCGTGGTAGGGATTGATTTTGTTCCCTCCTTTATTCAAAAAGCTGAGAAGGTAAGAAAGCGATGTGATCTTGAAGCTATCGACTTTCGTTGTGAGGACATGTCAAAATCCGATTTTTCTGGTGGAACAGTTTTTTATCTCTATGGCACTTGCTTGGAGGATTCTTTAATTAAAAAACTCATAAAAAAATTCAAGCAATTGCCATCAGGTACAAAAATTATGACAGTAAGCTATCCATTAAGCGATTACTCTTCTGGTTTTAATCTTCATAGGACTCTTTCTGTACCTTTTACATGGGGTGAGGGGATTGTTTACATTCAAGAAGTAAAAAATTCGAAATAAAAATCGGATTTATTTTCTATGACAATCATTTTGGTGTTTTTCCCTCATGACTTTTCATGTGAGTATTGTTTTGTGTGACTAATTTTTCTCCTGTATCAAAATCAAAAGTATTTTTACAAAATACATGTAGAGCAGTACCACCAAGGCGGTCTGTCGCATTCCTGTCCAGTGTGATACCTGGCAATATGGTTAATTTGACTAAACGTTTAAAAATAGCTGTTTTTTTTCATGTGACAATTGTTGTTTGAGGATTTCAATAATTGGCATCTAGATAGGCGATAAAGTGGGGAACAAAAGTTTTTAGCATTTTCAAAAAACACCTCATTACCCATTGGAAAAAAAATAATATAAAAAATAGAAGATTTTGAATAAGCTGTCATTATTACTTAAAATAAAAACAATGAGGTAATGATGGGGATACAGCAAGGCCTTGCAAATCCAATCTCTGACTTTAATCGGGCAGTTCGGCCATTTCACAGACCGAATTCTAATTTGATTTGGCATGTAAAAAAACACAATATGTCTTGCTTACATTCGGACATCGTGACAAATCAAGACCCTGTTTTATTAAGTGCCTGCCAAAGTGTGTTTAATTCTATTTTAGCAGGAAAGTATAAGGAAATGCTTTGGCGAGCTAAAGGATGTGAAAACTCAGACCACGTGATGGGTAACTGTTCCTTCATGTTTACACATCCTTGGATGGGCACTTTGGCTGAATGCTCATGTGATTCGTTTTCTAGAATGGACCAGCCGAATCTTCGCAGAGGCTATGAGAATCGTGTGATAGATAAAGTTCTGACAATGGTATACAATCAGCTTAGAGAGGCCAATACATCGAAAGAGATCAAAGTGAGTATATTTGCTTCGGGCGACTTATTTGGCGAATTCAGTCTGATGGTGCGGTTATTTAGTGAATTACAAAAGCAGTACCTGATGTGGGATGGGAAAATTTGTCTAAACTTGATCGATCTTCGATATACCTCAAATGAAGGACAAGTCTTATCATCATTAAAAACAATAGGCCAAATTAAGAAGGAAATTCAATCACTTAAGAGTTCTCAAAAAAAATCAGCTTTGGGTTTAGTGATTCTTTCAGTCATCGCTGTTGTTGTTGGAGGAATTGGAACAGCTGAAGGATTGCGAAGAAAAGACAAGGCTATGACAGGAGTTTCCGCGGTTGTAGCTCTTGGAGGGGTGAGTGGTGCTGTTTACATCGCTTCAAAATTTGCTGAAATGGGTCGGCAGATACGAGAATTAAAAGCGCAAAAGAAAGCGTTGTTATCAACGGCTTATCAAGTGAGCAATTTAAGTGTTCCATCCGTGAAATCTTCCCATGCAATGGAAACGTTTATTCGTTGGATGGAAGTGAGTAAACCCGCTAACATTAGGCTTGAAGTGAATTTTTATGCGGATGCAAATAGTTACGGACGTCTTTGTCAAAAAGATACAAGTTTAAAAAACCATCTTTTAATTGGCTCAGATATTGACGATGCAATTTCAGTTGTAGATAAGCTTTCGAGAGACGTTTTAATCGATCAAAGGGACCGTGTCATTTTGAAACACTCGGGACTTGAAGGATGATTCTCAATTTCCACCTGGACAGCTTATTCAGGTAGAATTTGAAAAACTTCTAAACGATTATAATATCGAGGCCTCTTAGTAATCCAACGACTTCAGGAAGAGAAAATTTTGCTTTTTTGATTTTGTTAGTACGAGGATCAATGTCGTAACACTTTGCACTCGAAAAGTCTGCTTTACTAAGATCGCAGTTGTGAAAAATCGTTCCTGAAAGATCGGTTTCACTAAAATCGGCACCATTTAAAGACGCATTAGTAAAATAGTTTTCTTTTAGCTTACTTTCCGTAAAGGCTGTATTTTTCATATTAAGGTCAGAAAAATTGCAATAGTGCAATAGACAATTTTTAAAACATGTCGAAAAGAAAGCTCTTTCACATTTAAAAAATTCGGCTCCGACGATTTTACAATCGATAAATTGAACATCTTGCATACGGCTTCCATCCAGCTTTACAAGGCTAAAATTACATCCGGTAAAAGTGCAGGAACAAAATTTTGCATTCCGCAGGAGACTTTCTGAAAAATTGCAGTTATTAAACGAACAATTGATAAAAGTATGATACTCAAACGACTTTTTTGAATAATCTTCAGACTTAAAAATCTGTTTCTCAATAGGTGCTTTGAAAGATTCTATCATTTGTCCCAGCCGTTTTAACTGCAAGTTTATGAATGCAACTATTGTATAGGAATTTTCCCCAAAATTCAATGAATAGGTCAATGCGTGGCGGCTTAGTAGAGCTTATAATTGATTCTTAAGCCATTCAAAGGATTGGTTGATGATGTCGGGTCTTTTACGTACATAGTGATCCATCCCTTCAACACGCAGGTACGTGATTTTAGCATCTGCATTCTTTGCTTTTATGAAAAAAGCATCCCTTGAGTGTATGATCGTATCCTCAGCTCCTGCAACAACTAAAAATAGTGTGTGAATTTTTTGGTAAAAAGCAGAGCATCTGCATGATACTTGAAGGTCATCCATAAAAAATATTGATCGGGAGTTGGATTATATGCAATGGCTTCCATATGTATGTCATAACGTTCTCGCGAGTTGATTTGATCTACACATATGCTACAGTTACTGAGTTTGGTATGGTGGAGGCATTCTGGGTTGTCGAAAAGCAATTGTTGTAAAAAAGCCCAAAGTTCTTCACGCCATGACCAGTCGCCAGCTCCCGACCAATTGATTGTTGCAAGTGTGGAGTCGGAGCATTTTCTATATCGAATTGAGGCATAAGAACGACAATGGGGCCACGTTTCATGTGGTTAGTGGTAAGAAAAGGGGTAAAAGGACAAAAGCCCTTTAAATACCCCTATCTAAATATTTTATGGCATTATATGAAGCGCAGTATCTTTGTTGGATTTATACACTGCATTAGATTCAGCTAAGAGCTGTTTAACTCTTGGTATTCTTTGAGCAAGATTTATTTTCTCATCGCGAATGCTGTAGGCGAACGGGAAAAAGATCTGATCTTTTTCGGCCCATCCAATAAACCAACCAACTTCTGAAATTTTTTGATTTTGTTCAACGATAGAACCCCATCCTGTTTTTCCAAATAACTTCCATCCTTCAGGTAATTCGCTGACAAATAAGAGCACTTTAGTCATCTGTATGGCACTGTTTGAAATGGAAAGCTTTTCTTGAACCATTTTTTGAATAAAATCAACCTGTTCTTTAGGGGAAATTTTCAAAGAAGAGCTTATCCATGCTTTTGTCAGTCCTCCTGACATGTCTTGATTCCCATATTCTAACATGGCTAAATAATGGTGAATATTTTCGATTTCAAGTTTTGTCGCTAATACCCTAGAGTACCAGACACAAGAGCTTTTCATCCAAGAGTGTGGGCTCTGTGGTTCTTTCCATGATGTTAAGAAGTCATCGTAACCTTCTTGAAAAAACCAAATAGGTGTTTTTTCATCCTTTAAGATTCCTGCATCGTATCCCATCAAGCTCAAAACAATTTTAAAAGTAGAGCAAGGCGTGACGCGTTCATGGATGTGAGGGCCTAGTTCGTGCACGATTTTACTGGTGGTGCCGTTAATGAGAAGAAAGTTTTCCTCAGTTGAAAAAACATTCATGCTAGGAAAAAAGAGTAGAAAATAAATTATTAATCTTGAAAATAATCGACGATCCATTGAAAACCTCATTTTTTGCAAGGATTCTAATGGAATAAATGCTTTGTAAGCTAGGGAATTAGTTTTTTATACAATGCCTGGCGTTGTATTAAGTTTTGCTGTATACCACAGAATGTAATCTTTATTTTTAGTTTGCAAATCGATGAAATTAAAATAACTAGTCAATGGAGTCAGTTTGATGAATAAGCTGAAATATTTAATCTGTCTTGCAATTGGTATTTTTGGTTTTTCCAATCTCTACAGTAATTCCCAGTTATCTAAAGATAAATATGAATCGTTGACAAGATTAAAGGGTACATATAATGAAAAAGAAAAAGTTTTCAAAGCCATTTTTCCAAGAAATGATATTAAGATCTCCGTGGACAACACTCAATTAGATCCATTTATGGGATTAACTTCTTGGTCAGCTTTCACTTCTGTTGGAGAGAACAAATTTATGGTGATGGGGGATTTTGTTCTCTTTCAAGATGAAGTCAATCCAGTGATGACTGTTTTTTTGAACAGCAATATCGATGTTACAGCTCTTCACAATCACTTCTTCTACGATACACCTAAAGTTTATTTCATGCATATTGGGGGAGAAGGGCCTCTTGCTCATTTAGCTGGTGGTGTAAAAAAGGCGTTAGATGTGGTTAAAGACATCAGAATAAAAAATAGTTATCCATCAAAAAATTTTGGAGGTGTCCACATTTCTAGCCAGAATTCCATCGACATTTCAAGCTTAGAGAAAATTTTCGACACGAAAGGACAAAGTAAAGATGGAATGGCAAAATTTGTTTTTGGAAGATCAGTGAAAATGGGTGATGTTATTCTCGGCGGTGATATGGGGGTTAATACGTGGGCAGCTTTTGCTGGAACGAACGAAAATGCCATTATAGATGGTGATTTTGCCGTTTTAGAAAATGAATTACAATCTGTTCTGAAAGCTCTGAGGAAAGGTGATATCAATATTGTTGCCATTCATCAACACATGACGTTGGAGCATCCTAGAATGATATTTCTTCATTATTGGGGACGAGGAAATGCCAAAAATCTCGCAAACACTGTTAAAGAGGCTTTAAAGTTAACAAAGTGATATAAAGAAAATGTGAAGTTGACTCATGAGAAACTCTGGCGAATCGTATGGTTTGTGAAAAAAAATTTCGATCACCCTAATGCATGATTTTATTTTGTTTGGGGTTGCGAGACGTGGTGTTCAACAAATCGAGCTTAAGCATTTTTTTCTGTTGCTTTGCTCTATAGCCTTACCACTATTAAACATAATTAAAGATTTATTCTCTAGTTAGTGAGCAACAATTGCATTTTGGGCTCAAGCATATGTTTCGCTTCTTGCCGATTAGGTGGCGGTGCTGCCTCTTTATTCCAAAATTGTTTAAACCAAGGCTCATTAGTCGTCGCTTCCCACGAAACGCTCGTATTGCAAATAGCAAACCATATAAGCTGTTCCAATAAAATTTTATTCTTTTTAAGGTGTTCAGGAAGATGATGCCATTGATGATGGTCATGTAAAACTGCAGCTATTCCATACTGCAAAAGATATTGACGAGCGGTATCGAGTTCTTTAAATTTGAAAATCCCATGGCTAACAGCAGTTATATATAATTCCTCATTTTCTTTAAGAATATTCTTATTCGGAACATGTTTGATAAAAGCGGGATAGGAACTATCACGTTTTTTAGCGATGGCAAAGATTTTTTTAATAATGTCTAAGTCATTTTGAAAAGTTTTTGGCAATTTTTGAAAATATTGATAACAGTCTGGATCCTTTGCAATGAGGGCTTCCACGATGTCTCTGTCTTCTTTTAATAAATTTGGTAAAACTCCATATTCGTGAAAGCTGATATGCTTATCATTGATCAAACTTAGAATAAAAGATTTATCATTTTTGATATGATCTGGAACTCGCTTAAAAATTTCATTGAAACAAAAGGGCTTTATTTGGATTAGAGCGTGCAAAAAATCTTTGTCACTAAATAATTTTTTAGGAAAGTGTTTTAAGAATGCATTATGGCCATTAAGAAATAGTGAAACATTTGAAAAGTCGTCTTGTCTTTTTAACCATTTGCATACAAGAATAAAATTGCCTAAGAAGGGAATGAGTGCCAACACACCTTTTGTGACATGAGACCAGTTATCCAACTTGCGTCTTGTTAAGCTGAAAATGTTAATTGGGTCGTTCGATTTTGAGGGGGGAGTTCCGAATGCGCGATCTCGAATGGCACAGATTAAGTGCACGATGCCAGAAGGAATGCTGATTATAGGTACAAAATCTGTGTAAG
This Parachlamydia acanthamoebae DNA region includes the following protein-coding sequences:
- a CDS encoding DUF1259 domain-containing protein → MNKLKYLICLAIGIFGFSNLYSNSQLSKDKYESLTRLKGTYNEKEKVFKAIFPRNDIKISVDNTQLDPFMGLTSWSAFTSVGENKFMVMGDFVLFQDEVNPVMTVFLNSNIDVTALHNHFFYDTPKVYFMHIGGEGPLAHLAGGVKKALDVVKDIRIKNSYPSKNFGGVHISSQNSIDISSLEKIFDTKGQSKDGMAKFVFGRSVKMGDVILGGDMGVNTWAAFAGTNENAIIDGDFAVLENELQSVLKALRKGDINIVAIHQHMTLEHPRMIFLHYWGRGNAKNLANTVKEALKLTK